In a single window of the Oscarella lobularis chromosome 2, ooOscLobu1.1, whole genome shotgun sequence genome:
- the LOC136184060 gene encoding leucine-rich repeat-containing protein 23-like isoform X2 codes for MKVGISFVRSRMDSTAKRLDAYEMDIAELEDLSCVDQLERVDLSRNRLKSLEGLRNCVNIKWLNVAKNQLSSLDGLRYLKNMTVFNASGNKISSTNPIKKLKGLKALILSGNEIRNADEVKRFKQLNTLVLSNNELTKFFASRLVNLEKLSLSHNLLPSIPLIPKLSLLRELRLNDNRIKAVPDQIVLNAQLVIVDLGNNRIKRLAHALPLGQLPLLKNLNLKGNPICSESGYGSEAFQIKARLEIFDGRRLQPKETGGPEEEESLTEVTDSVVKEEPPPVEAQQIRSPSPAKKPASKKDREAYVSVSKKPRIETSSSSSEDELGAPEPPRGKNALRYKDSGVVAIQKVKAKKKRKRAPFDPSVRHEPDLGTW; via the exons ATGAAGGTTGGAATTTCCTTCGTGCGAAGCCGAATGGACTCTACTGCGAAGCGACTGGACGCGTACGAAATGGATATTGCAGAGCTCGAAGATCTGAG TTGCGTCGATCAGTTAGAAAGAGTAGACTTATCGAGAAACCGACTGAAGAGTCTCGAAGGACTTC GCAACTGCGTTAATATCAAATGGCTCAACGTTGCTAAAAATCAACTGAGCAGCCTCGATGGTCTACGCTATCTCAAGAATATGACTG TTTTCAATGCCAGCGGCAACAAAATCTCATCGACTAatccaattaaaaaattgaaag GTTTGAAGGCGCTAATATTGAGTGGAAACGAAATTCGAAATGCCGACGAAGTGAAACGCTTTAAACAACTCAATACATTGG TCTTGTCGAATAACGAGCTGACAAAGTTCTTTGCTAGTCGACTCGTGAATCTTGAAAAGCTCTCCTTATCGCACAACCTATTGCCCTCTATTCCCCTTATACCT AAACTGTCTCTTCTCCGAGAATTGAGACTGAATGACAACAGAATCAAAGCGGTTCCTGATCAGATCGTACTGAATGCTCAGCTTGTCATCGTCGATCTAGGGAACAACAGGATTAAACGATTAGC CCATGCGCTGCCTCTTGGCCAATTGCCTCTTCTAAAAAATCTCAACTTGAAAGGAAATCCGATCTGCAGTGAAAGCGGCTATGGCAGTGAAGCTTTCCAAATAAA AGCTCGCCTGGAGATTTTTGACGGGAGGCGATTACAGCCAAAAGAGACAG GCGGAcccgaagaggaagaaagccTTACTGAAGTAACAGATTCCGTGGTCAAGGAGGAACCGCCTCCTGTCGAAGCACAGCAGATCAGGTCTCCTTCGCCTGCGAAGAAGCCCGCCTCCAAGAAGGATAGAGAAGCGTACGTATCGGTTTCCAAGAAACCTCGCATTGAAACATCATCCTCGTCGTCTGAAGACGAACTTGGGGCCCCGGAGCCTCCTCGAGGAAAAAACGCCCTGCGTTACAAGGATTCGGGAGTAGTTGCAATTCAAAAGgtgaaagcgaaaaagaaacgaaagcgagctCCCTTCGATCCGAGCGTGCGACACGAGCCGGACTTGGGCACGTGGTAA
- the LOC136184060 gene encoding leucine-rich repeat-containing protein 23-like isoform X1 yields MKVGISFVRSRMDSTAKRLDAYEMDIAELEDLSSCVDQLERVDLSRNRLKSLEGLRNCVNIKWLNVAKNQLSSLDGLRYLKNMTVFNASGNKISSTNPIKKLKGLKALILSGNEIRNADEVKRFKQLNTLVLSNNELTKFFASRLVNLEKLSLSHNLLPSIPLIPKLSLLRELRLNDNRIKAVPDQIVLNAQLVIVDLGNNRIKRLAHALPLGQLPLLKNLNLKGNPICSESGYGSEAFQIKARLEIFDGRRLQPKETGGPEEEESLTEVTDSVVKEEPPPVEAQQIRSPSPAKKPASKKDREAYVSVSKKPRIETSSSSSEDELGAPEPPRGKNALRYKDSGVVAIQKVKAKKKRKRAPFDPSVRHEPDLGTW; encoded by the exons ATGAAGGTTGGAATTTCCTTCGTGCGAAGCCGAATGGACTCTACTGCGAAGCGACTGGACGCGTACGAAATGGATATTGCAGAGCTCGAAGATCTGAG TAGTTGCGTCGATCAGTTAGAAAGAGTAGACTTATCGAGAAACCGACTGAAGAGTCTCGAAGGACTTC GCAACTGCGTTAATATCAAATGGCTCAACGTTGCTAAAAATCAACTGAGCAGCCTCGATGGTCTACGCTATCTCAAGAATATGACTG TTTTCAATGCCAGCGGCAACAAAATCTCATCGACTAatccaattaaaaaattgaaag GTTTGAAGGCGCTAATATTGAGTGGAAACGAAATTCGAAATGCCGACGAAGTGAAACGCTTTAAACAACTCAATACATTGG TCTTGTCGAATAACGAGCTGACAAAGTTCTTTGCTAGTCGACTCGTGAATCTTGAAAAGCTCTCCTTATCGCACAACCTATTGCCCTCTATTCCCCTTATACCT AAACTGTCTCTTCTCCGAGAATTGAGACTGAATGACAACAGAATCAAAGCGGTTCCTGATCAGATCGTACTGAATGCTCAGCTTGTCATCGTCGATCTAGGGAACAACAGGATTAAACGATTAGC CCATGCGCTGCCTCTTGGCCAATTGCCTCTTCTAAAAAATCTCAACTTGAAAGGAAATCCGATCTGCAGTGAAAGCGGCTATGGCAGTGAAGCTTTCCAAATAAA AGCTCGCCTGGAGATTTTTGACGGGAGGCGATTACAGCCAAAAGAGACAG GCGGAcccgaagaggaagaaagccTTACTGAAGTAACAGATTCCGTGGTCAAGGAGGAACCGCCTCCTGTCGAAGCACAGCAGATCAGGTCTCCTTCGCCTGCGAAGAAGCCCGCCTCCAAGAAGGATAGAGAAGCGTACGTATCGGTTTCCAAGAAACCTCGCATTGAAACATCATCCTCGTCGTCTGAAGACGAACTTGGGGCCCCGGAGCCTCCTCGAGGAAAAAACGCCCTGCGTTACAAGGATTCGGGAGTAGTTGCAATTCAAAAGgtgaaagcgaaaaagaaacgaaagcgagctCCCTTCGATCCGAGCGTGCGACACGAGCCGGACTTGGGCACGTGGTAA